One stretch of Mangifera indica cultivar Alphonso chromosome 9, CATAS_Mindica_2.1, whole genome shotgun sequence DNA includes these proteins:
- the LOC123225131 gene encoding ankyrin repeat-containing protein At5g02620-like — MEASQVRKKMTKQLTGKRDETSLHLAARAGNLSEITEILTNTGEAELKELLAKENSSGETALYVAADYGYVDVVRELIKYYDLADAGIRARNGFDAFHIAAKEGYLEMLKVLLEAHPELAMTVDLSNTTALHTAAMQGHIEVVKFLLDAGSCLATIARSNGKTALHSAARNGHLEVLKALLAADPGIATRTDKKGQTALHMAVKGQNIEVVEELIKSEPSSVNIVDTKGNSPLHVAARKGRAQIVKLILSKSETDTKIVNRGNETALDTAEKFAQTDIELILREHGVESARNMKILPKNPARELKQTVSDIKHEVHYQLEHTRQTRKRVQGIAKHVKKMHIDGLNNAINSTTVVAVLIATVAFAAIFQIPGQYVDDSNELHPGVSLGEAHVAPKPAFVIFFIFDSIALFISLAVVVVQTSVVVIESKAKKKLMAIMNKVMWLACVLVSVAYLAMSFIVVGKKNKWLAIGVTIVGAVIMAATLGTMCYWVIRNRIEDSNMRSIRKNSMKSRSRSWSMSAMSDTEILNNEYRKMYAI, encoded by the exons ATGGAGGCATCACAAGTTAGGAAAAAGATGACTAAACAGTTAACAGGGAAACGTGACGAAACAAGCTTGCATTTGGCGGCAAGAGCTGGAAATCTTTCCGAAATTACAGAAATTCTAACTAATACTGGGGAAGCTGAATTGAAGGAATTGTTGGCAAAAGAGAATAGCTCGGGTGAAACGGCTCTTTATGTTGCTGCGGATTATGGTTATGTTGATGTGGTTCGAGAGTTGATCAAGTATTATGATCTTGCTGATGCTGGAATCAGAGCTAGAAATGGTTTTGACGCATTCCACATTGCTGCCAAGGAAGGATATTTGG AAATGTTGAAAGTCCTATTGGAGGCTCATCCTGAATTGGCCATGACTGTTGATTTATCAAACACGACAGCTTTACACACGGCTGCAATGCAAGGGCATATAGAGGTGGTGAAATTTTTGTTGGATGCAGGAAGTTGCCTTGCGACAATAGCTAGAAGTAATGGGAAAACAGCCCTGCATTCAGCTGCAAGGAATGGACATTTGGAGGTTTTGAAGGCACTTTTAGCGGCAGATCCTGGGATTGCAACACGGACTGATAAAAAGGGGCAAACTGCACTTCACATGGCAGTGAAAGGACAGAATATTGAGGTGGTGGAGGAGTTGATTAAGTCAGAGCCTTCATCTGTAAACATTGTTGATACTAAAGGCAATTCACCATTGCATGTAGCAGCCCGAAAGGGTAGAGCTCAG ATTGTGAAGTTAATACTTTCAAAAAGTGAAACTGATACAAAAATAGTTAACAGGGGCAATGAAACTGCCCTAGACACTGCTGAGAAATTTGCCCAGACAGACATTGAACTCATCTTGCGGGAGCATGGAGTCGAAAGTGCCAGAAACATGAAAATTCTGCCAAAAAATCCAGCTCGTGAGTTGAAACAAACTGTGAGTGACATAAAGCATGAAGTCCACTACCAACTAGAACACACCCGCCAAACGAGAAAACGTGTGCAAGGCATCGCAAAACATGTCAAAAAGATGCATATTGACGGTTTAAACAATGCAATCAACTCCACAACAGTCGTTGCAGTTCTTATAGCCACAGTTGCATTTGCAGCCATTTTCCAAATCCCAGGACAGTATGTTGATGACAGCAATGAACTTCATCCTGGGGTCTCACTTGGGGAAGCACATGTTGCACCCAAACCAGCTTTTGtaatcttcttcatctttgattcCATTGCCCTCTTCATTTCATTGGCAGTTGTGGTGGTTCAAACCTCAGTTGTAGTAATAGAGAGCAAAGCAAAGAAGAAGTTGATGGCAATAATGAACAAGGTGATGTGGTTGGCTTGTGTGCTAGTTTCAGTGGCATACTTAGCAATGTCATTTATTGTGGttgggaagaaaaataaatggcTGGCAATTGGGGTGACAATAGTTGGAGCTGTTATAATGGCTGCTACATTGGGTACCATGTGTTACTGGGTAATTAGGAATAGGATTGAAGACTCAAACATGAGGAGTATTCGGAAAAATTCCATGAAAAGCAGGTCAAGATCCTGGTCAATGTCAGCCATGTCAGATACTGAGATTCTAAATAATGAGTACAGGAAAATGTatgcaatttaa
- the LOC123225404 gene encoding 3-ketoacyl-CoA synthase 12-like, which produces MDLLFYFYILPILYLVFKLWKWADEKNDQECYIIDYECYQPTDDRMVDTQFSGEVVKRNKQLGLNEYKFLLKAIVSSGIGEQTYAPRIMFSGREFSPTIQDELSEMDEFFHDSIEKLLARSGISPQEIDVLVVNISMLAALPSLSSRIINHYKLREDVKVFNVTGMGCSASLISIDIVRNIFKTYKNVYALIVTSESLSPHWYSGNNRSMILANILFRSGGSAILLSNKRALKHRALFKLKCLVRTHHGSRDESYECCIQREDEDGKIGFHLGKNLPKAATRCFVDNLRVISPKILPLRELLRFAVVSFVRKMSNKSPKGDQPKKSLINFKTGVDHFCIHTGGKAVIDGIGFSLDLTEYDLEPARMTLHRFGNTSACSLWYVLAYMEAKRRLKKGDRVLMITFGAGFKCNSCLWEVVRESEGNAGNVWRDCIDSYPPESLANPYMEKYGWIQNEDISTFKIPEDE; this is translated from the coding sequence ATGGATCTTCTTTTCTATTTCTATATCCTCCCTATATTGTATCTTGTGTTCAAGTTATGGAAGTGGGCTGATGAGAAAAATGACCAAGAATGTTACATAATAGACTATGAATGCTATCAGCCTACCGATGACAGGATGGTTGACACTCAATTTAGCGGAGAGGTGGTAAAGAGGAACAAACAACTTGGTCTCAATGAGTACAAGTTCCTCTTGAAAGCCATTGTAAGTTCAGGAATTGGCGAACAAACTTACGCTCCAAGAATCATGTTCTCTGGCAGAGAATTTTCTCCTACAATTCAAGATGAGCTGTCGGAGATGGACGAATTTTTCCATGACAGCATTGAAAAACTTTTGGCCAGGTCAGGCATTTCTCCTCAAGAAATTGATGTTCTTGTTGTTAATATCTCCATGCTAGCAGCACTTCCTTCATTATCTTCTAGAATAATAAATCACTACAAGCTGAGGGAGGATGTCAAGGTTTTTAATGTTACTGGTATGGGATGTAGTGCAAGTTTAATATCGATTGATATTGTGCGtaacattttcaaaacttaCAAAAATGTGTATGCACTAATTGTGACCTCGGAATCCTTGAGTCCACATTGGTATTCAGGCAATAACAGGTCGATGATTCTTGCAAATATATTGTTCCGTAGTGGTGGCTCTGCTATACTTTTGTCTAATAAAAGGGCCTTAAAGCATCGTGCTTTGTTCAAACTCAAGTGTCTAGTGAGGACTCACCATGGTTCCAGAGATGAATCTTATGAATGTTGCATCCAACGGGAAGATGAAGACGGCAAAATAGGCTTTCACCTCGGCAAGAACCTCCCAAAGGCTGCAACTCGCTGTTTTGTTGACAATCTTAGGGTAATTTCCCCCAAGATCTTGCCGCTAAGGGAACTGCTTCGATTTGCTGTAGTTTCTTTTGTTCGAAAAATGAGTAACAAATCCCCAAAAGGAGATCAGCCCAAAAAATCATTGATAAATTTCAAGACGGGTGTTGATCATTTTTGCATTCACACTGGTGGTAAAGCAGTAATAGATGGGATTGGATTTAGCCTCGATCTAACTGAATATGATCTAGAGCCAGCTAGAATGACACTTCACAGATTTGGGAACACATCTGCATGCAGTCTTTGGTATGTTTTGGCCTACATGGAAGCCAAAAGGAGACTGAAGAAAGGAGACAGGGTTTTGATGATAACCTTTGGTGCGGGCTTTAAATGCAACAGCTGTCTGTGGGAGGTGGTGAGAGAATCAGAAGGAAATGCTGGTAATGTTTGGAGAGACTGCATTGACAGCTATCCACCAGAGTCTTTGGCTAACCCTTATATGGAGAAATATGGTTGGATTCAAAATGAAGATATTAGCACCTTCAAAATTCCTGAAGATGAGTAA